TTGGGAGGTTCGATATGGACGTTTACGAAGCGATTGAGAAGAGGAGGACGATTCGTATTTTCAAGAAGGGAGCTACGGAAGAGCAGTTGCGCAGAATCATTCTTGCGGGCACAAAGGCACCCTCCGGCGGAAACCGCCAGCCCTGGGAGTTCATCATGATCGACGATCCGAAAATCATCGATCAACTTGCAGAGCTCAAGTACCAATTGAATCGAAAATTGCCCCCGGGTTCGGGCGAGACGCAAAAGGATGTTGAAGAACGGGCCTTGAACCAGAAGAAATGGTTCCAGAATTCCAGCGTCGTCGCCATCTGCACGACTTCGGGACAGTCCGTCAATGGCTGGCTGGCCGTGGAAAATATGTCCTTGGCGGCAGTGGCGGAGGGGCTTGGCAGTAATATCATTTCTTACTGGGATGCCGAGAAAAAAGAGGTGGAAAAAATGATCGGCCTTCCGGAAGGTTATGAACTTACCTGTGTGCTGAAATTCGGAGTGTCGGGAGAAGAGGTTAAGCCAGGGAAGAGACGGCCTGAATTCAGCTGGTTGCATAAAAACAAATTCTAATTGTCTTTATTTTTCTGAAAGTGTGCCAGAAAAGGGGGCATCGGAGATAAGAGCAAAGATTGTCTTGCATGAATCGGGAGATGGAGATTTCCACGGCTCAGATTGCCCGGTATTTAGGCGTGGGGGCTTCAACCGTTGCGATGGCGATGTACCCCAAAACTCGAATCAGAGCACTTTCCTCCTTTGTTGCAGAACCCAGTACCCCAC
The sequence above is drawn from the Deltaproteobacteria bacterium genome and encodes:
- a CDS encoding nitroreductase family protein; this translates as GRFDMDVYEAIEKRRTIRIFKKGATEEQLRRIILAGTKAPSGGNRQPWEFIMIDDPKIIDQLAELKYQLNRKLPPGSGETQKDVEERALNQKKWFQNSSVVAICTTSGQSVNGWLAVENMSLAAVAEGLGSNIISYWDAEKKEVEKMIGLPEGYELTCVLKFGVSGEEVKPGKRRPEFSWLHKNKF